The following are encoded in a window of Roseimaritima ulvae genomic DNA:
- a CDS encoding TadE/TadG family type IV pilus assembly protein: protein MKTNSVHHRKRRGTTKPADGRRGVAAVEFVFVVTIAFVLFFAAFEFCRVAMIRHTVDNAVYEGARRGIIPGGTADEVSGTARQILATIGVNNARVTVQPATITKSSEDVTVSIRVPLDSNSFVPTNFFRGKTIERTLTMRREGTR, encoded by the coding sequence ATGAAAACCAATTCAGTGCACCACCGCAAACGACGAGGCACGACCAAGCCAGCCGACGGCCGCCGAGGTGTGGCCGCGGTGGAATTTGTGTTTGTGGTCACGATCGCTTTTGTGCTGTTCTTCGCCGCCTTCGAATTCTGTCGCGTGGCCATGATCCGGCACACCGTCGACAACGCCGTGTACGAAGGCGCCCGGCGAGGCATCATCCCCGGTGGCACGGCCGACGAAGTTTCCGGAACGGCGCGACAAATCCTCGCGACCATCGGCGTCAACAACGCCCGAGTCACCGTGCAGCCGGCGACGATCACCAAAAGCAGCGAAGACGTGACGGTCTCGATCCGCGTACCGCTGGACTCCAATAGCTTCGTGCCCACCAACTTCTTTCGCGGCAAAACCATCGAGCGCACGCTGACAATGCGCCGCGAAGGCACACGGTAG
- a CDS encoding uracil-DNA glycosylase: MNATPPTTDSTDQPSAAELQDSLVATARHLQRIGVLHLPAGDAAAGSQWFDQLAAPVASQAPVASQGPVAVEGVPAAAPPAAAPAAPAAAPPAAAANPASAAAPAAVPDGEANTPYPPSLPIADRETQLAQLAAQVAGCVRCDELVCYRKQTVFGEGNPQARVAFFGEAPGADEDRQGRPFVGRAGQLLTKMIEACTLRREDVYILNTLKCRPPENRNPLPHELDNCRSYFEAQFNLIQPEYIVCLGLFAAQSLLRSKLSVGRLRGRFHAYHNSKVLVTYHPSYLLRTASAKRLAWEDLQIMMADMGIRR; this comes from the coding sequence GTGAATGCTACGCCCCCCACGACCGATTCGACCGACCAGCCGAGCGCTGCGGAACTGCAGGATTCGTTGGTCGCGACCGCGCGACACTTGCAGCGAATCGGCGTTTTGCATCTTCCCGCAGGCGACGCAGCGGCCGGCAGCCAGTGGTTTGACCAGCTGGCCGCTCCGGTTGCCAGTCAAGCTCCGGTTGCCAGCCAAGGTCCGGTCGCCGTTGAAGGCGTGCCCGCGGCAGCTCCCCCTGCTGCGGCTCCAGCAGCTCCCGCCGCGGCCCCGCCTGCCGCTGCGGCTAATCCTGCTTCTGCGGCTGCTCCCGCGGCGGTGCCAGACGGCGAGGCAAACACACCCTACCCCCCGTCGTTGCCGATCGCCGATCGAGAAACTCAACTGGCCCAGCTGGCCGCTCAGGTGGCCGGTTGTGTGCGCTGTGACGAGCTGGTGTGTTATCGCAAGCAGACGGTATTTGGCGAAGGCAATCCGCAGGCCCGGGTGGCGTTTTTTGGAGAAGCACCGGGTGCCGACGAGGATCGTCAGGGGCGTCCTTTTGTGGGCCGTGCCGGACAGCTGCTGACCAAGATGATCGAAGCCTGCACGTTGCGTCGCGAAGACGTTTATATTCTGAACACGCTAAAATGCCGGCCGCCGGAAAACCGCAATCCCCTGCCGCATGAGTTGGACAATTGTCGCTCCTACTTTGAAGCTCAATTCAATCTGATCCAGCCCGAATACATTGTTTGCTTGGGATTGTTCGCCGCCCAATCGTTGTTGCGTTCCAAACTGTCCGTCGGTCGGCTCCGCGGTCGCTTCCATGCTTATCACAACAGCAAAGTGCTGGTCACCTACCATCCTTCCTATCTATTAAGGACGGCATCGGCCAAGCGGTTGGCATGGGAAGACCTGCAAATCATGATGGCAGACATGGGCATCCGACGTTAG
- a CDS encoding leucine-rich repeat domain-containing protein, which yields MKINKQVASSVVGVILVGLAMIFANLPFQYETVSTDGLLQLGSIQRPASPEHVGHPIAAGWPAKFYYRYEHGDGVPGYTKWLPTSLLLNVGLSLGVLLIVIFWQWRAAKVRGPADETRRRQVSIADLILLTFLISLPLGYWQWLKHYEQRELAIAKQLQRYGSYQRSAELPTFLVPYLPGPFVDACMRVTDIDLNAPDDEAMAAAMQLPYLRTLRIGGGQYDLRHLDPLPNFTHLTVLQLSGRVLDARCVQVVAATERLRLLDMSRTNLSAAAVAVIGDLPRLRTLELVDTGVQLAELTAPISPTTLNQLHLPRPDPGVSDELTISGYPELQTLAFYSRDAGLNASPLKLNIADLPKLNSLQLDLLQKYSLHLERLPVLAKVDVLSTDWQHRILASESFSFAPWMTSLTIDDLAVLKEFNFYAADLQQLSIQHTPSLASVGVAMGRIQTDSSVRYEDSFSPQALAVLLEGLANSDGPKKLDFAAVPLTNADLRPLARNPRLTSLDLSQSKTTPKEWRSLQDMSQLEHLNLAGNAEAADAIENLVQQLPNLKTLTVSGQSLRSLTIKDHAELTGVLLEDGNQQPARKLIDAPFLQQIQLVNLPKLSNSIRLYPWTAAIQLDGLPALQGLAIQGPVPQRAVLKGFRDLRWFAAGGSAIDDGVADELLACGKLQHLTLAYSSVSNDKIRDLIHANPIRTLDLTGNEVDDDVFAGWQGITELQEFVIDDTHVTDRTVKQLAAAKNL from the coding sequence ATGAAAATCAACAAGCAAGTCGCATCAAGCGTCGTGGGGGTCATCTTGGTGGGGCTGGCCATGATCTTTGCTAATCTGCCCTTTCAATACGAAACCGTGTCCACCGATGGTCTGTTGCAGTTAGGGTCGATTCAGCGTCCAGCGAGTCCGGAGCATGTGGGCCACCCGATTGCCGCGGGGTGGCCTGCGAAGTTTTATTATCGCTACGAACATGGCGATGGCGTGCCCGGCTATACGAAGTGGTTACCTACATCCTTGCTGCTGAATGTGGGGCTTTCGTTGGGCGTTTTGCTGATCGTTATTTTCTGGCAATGGCGGGCCGCCAAAGTTCGCGGACCAGCCGATGAGACGCGTCGCCGTCAAGTATCGATTGCGGATTTAATCCTGCTGACGTTTCTTATCTCGCTGCCCCTGGGGTACTGGCAGTGGCTGAAACATTATGAGCAACGCGAACTGGCCATCGCCAAGCAACTGCAACGCTACGGGAGTTACCAACGCAGCGCTGAACTTCCAACGTTTCTCGTTCCCTATCTGCCGGGGCCTTTTGTCGATGCCTGCATGCGGGTCACCGATATCGACCTAAACGCTCCGGACGACGAGGCCATGGCGGCGGCGATGCAATTGCCTTATCTCCGCACCCTGCGTATCGGAGGTGGGCAATACGACCTCCGGCATCTGGACCCGCTGCCGAACTTCACCCATTTGACAGTGCTGCAACTATCCGGTCGGGTACTGGATGCCCGCTGCGTGCAGGTGGTCGCTGCCACCGAACGGCTGCGTTTGTTAGATATGTCGCGAACGAATTTATCCGCCGCGGCGGTGGCCGTTATCGGCGACCTTCCGCGGCTGAGAACGCTGGAGTTGGTCGATACGGGAGTGCAATTGGCGGAGTTAACGGCGCCAATCTCCCCCACGACGCTGAATCAGCTGCATCTGCCCCGACCCGATCCGGGCGTCAGCGATGAACTGACTATTAGCGGTTACCCGGAACTGCAAACCTTAGCGTTTTATTCACGAGATGCGGGCTTAAATGCTTCGCCGCTGAAATTAAACATAGCCGATCTACCAAAACTCAATTCGCTGCAGCTGGATCTGTTGCAGAAATACTCGCTGCACCTAGAACGGCTGCCCGTATTGGCGAAGGTCGATGTGTTATCAACGGATTGGCAACATCGAATATTGGCGTCTGAGTCGTTCTCATTTGCGCCCTGGATGACGTCTTTGACGATCGACGACCTCGCCGTCTTAAAGGAGTTTAATTTTTACGCCGCCGATCTCCAACAGCTGAGTATTCAACATACGCCCAGTCTCGCTTCCGTAGGAGTAGCGATGGGGCGGATTCAAACTGACAGTTCCGTCCGCTACGAAGATTCGTTCTCGCCGCAAGCGCTGGCCGTGTTATTGGAAGGCTTGGCCAACAGCGATGGGCCGAAGAAATTGGATTTTGCGGCGGTGCCACTGACAAACGCTGATCTGAGGCCGTTGGCCCGCAATCCACGCTTGACTTCCCTGGATCTATCTCAGTCGAAAACGACTCCGAAGGAATGGAGGTCGTTGCAAGACATGTCCCAGCTGGAACATCTAAACTTGGCTGGCAATGCAGAGGCGGCAGATGCGATCGAAAACCTGGTACAGCAACTACCTAATTTGAAAACTCTTACTGTGAGCGGTCAATCCCTGAGGTCATTAACGATCAAGGATCACGCAGAGCTGACTGGGGTGCTGTTGGAGGATGGAAACCAGCAGCCGGCACGCAAGTTGATCGATGCTCCTTTTTTGCAACAGATCCAGTTGGTCAATCTTCCCAAGCTATCGAATTCAATTCGCTTGTATCCATGGACAGCAGCGATTCAGTTGGATGGCTTGCCAGCGCTGCAAGGTTTGGCGATCCAAGGACCTGTCCCGCAGCGGGCGGTGCTCAAGGGCTTCCGCGATCTTCGCTGGTTTGCCGCAGGCGGCAGTGCGATCGACGATGGGGTTGCCGACGAGTTGTTGGCGTGCGGTAAGCTCCAACATCTGACGCTTGCTTATTCCAGTGTTTCCAACGACAAAATTCGTGACCTCATCCACGCGAACCCGATCCGCACACTGGATTTAACTGGCAATGAAGTTGACGATGACGTGTTCGCAGGCTGGCAAGGGATCACGGAATTGCAAGAGTTTGTTATCGATGACACTCACGTCACCGATCGGACTGTGAAGCAACTGGCCGCCGCGAAGAACTTGTAA
- a CDS encoding error-prone DNA polymerase, producing MSTNPIRYVELHCKSNFSFLEGASHPDELVQQAFDGGYAGLALTDRESLAGVVRAFGHARDLDFPLIIGAEVCPQDGPPLVLWATDRAAYGRLCRLLSRGRMRGEKGTCTLSWQDIADFHEGLLAAAFCRLKAEQRTLPTADSLKQVQELFGDRGYLLCELHRGVDDAAWAAELQQQARAAKLSLVAAGDVHYHRSERMLLHDCVTAIRNGTTIDHVHSQRFANSQRHLRSLEELQQVYRSVPGALERTLEIASRCHFKLDELRYEYPEELAPAGITPLEHLKRLTWEGAKQRWPGGVPEKVIAALQHEMQLVEELHYEAYFLTVWDLVRFARQENILCQGRGSAANSVVCYCLGITNVDPSRTDLLFERFISRERNEAPDIDVDFEHQRREEVLQYLYDKYGRERAGLTATVVTYRLRTAVREVGKAMGVSADTIDTLAKYADSRGSSDEAIARFAECGLDTESDLGKRFVYLTSALVGFPRHLSQHVGGMVMTRGDLCELCPIENAAMPGRTVIQWDKDDLEELGILKVDVLALGMLSALRRCFALIQKHHGRSLSLATVPPNDTATYDMICAADTVGVFQIESRAQMSMLPRLRPRCYYDLVIEVAIVRPGPIQGNMVHPFLKARQNPAAVQYPNDAIRDVLKRTLGVPIFQEQAMRLAVVAAGFTPGEADQLRRAMAAWRRPGVIDQFRIKLMEGMQQNGLTGEFAEQVFHQIKGFGEYGFPESHAASFALLVYASCYLKRHYPDAFCAAILNSQPMGFYAPAQLIADARQHGVTVLPPDVNYSDWDCTLENPSTGQACEQDHHPVRLGLRMIRGLPSLVAERLLENRRRRGRFVDLADLNGRLQLGQATLSVLADADALNSLAANRRAALWEALAQDAQPGDRPLLDSLEGERDEAPPDGLLPLSPLEEVYADYSTTGLSLRGHPIQFCRDELTSLDCVAAAQLADLRDGRRVRVAGLVLLRQRPGTAKGITFVTLEDETGSVNLVIFPQVWQRFYKIAKTSNAWLVAGNLENRQGVIHVVVSSLENLQGKVAGLEVKSRDFR from the coding sequence ATGTCCACCAACCCCATCCGCTACGTCGAATTGCACTGCAAGTCGAACTTTTCGTTTCTCGAAGGCGCCTCGCACCCCGACGAGTTGGTGCAGCAGGCGTTCGATGGTGGATACGCGGGCCTGGCGTTGACCGATCGCGAGTCGCTGGCCGGCGTGGTCCGCGCCTTCGGACACGCTCGCGATCTGGACTTTCCGCTGATCATCGGCGCCGAAGTCTGCCCGCAGGACGGACCGCCACTGGTCCTGTGGGCCACCGATCGAGCCGCTTACGGCAGGCTGTGCCGGTTGTTATCGCGGGGCCGCATGCGTGGCGAGAAAGGAACCTGCACGCTCTCTTGGCAAGACATCGCCGACTTTCACGAAGGCTTGCTGGCCGCCGCCTTCTGCCGACTGAAAGCCGAACAGCGAACGCTGCCCACAGCGGACAGCCTAAAACAGGTCCAAGAGCTGTTTGGGGACCGCGGTTATCTGCTGTGCGAACTGCATCGCGGGGTCGACGATGCCGCCTGGGCCGCGGAACTGCAGCAGCAGGCGCGGGCGGCAAAGTTGTCTCTGGTGGCGGCCGGCGACGTGCATTACCACCGCAGTGAAAGGATGCTGCTGCACGACTGCGTCACGGCGATTCGCAATGGCACGACGATCGATCATGTGCACTCGCAACGGTTTGCCAACAGCCAGCGCCACCTGCGTTCATTGGAAGAATTGCAACAGGTCTATCGCTCGGTTCCCGGAGCGCTCGAACGGACGTTGGAAATCGCCTCGCGCTGCCACTTCAAGCTAGATGAACTGCGTTACGAATATCCCGAAGAACTCGCTCCGGCCGGCATCACGCCGCTTGAACATCTCAAGCGTCTGACCTGGGAAGGTGCCAAACAACGCTGGCCCGGCGGCGTTCCGGAAAAAGTGATCGCCGCGCTCCAACACGAAATGCAGTTGGTCGAAGAACTGCACTACGAAGCCTACTTCCTGACCGTCTGGGACTTGGTGCGGTTTGCGCGTCAAGAAAACATCCTCTGCCAAGGTCGCGGTTCGGCGGCCAATTCGGTGGTCTGCTATTGCTTGGGGATCACCAACGTCGATCCCAGTCGCACCGATCTGTTGTTCGAACGATTTATCAGTCGCGAACGCAACGAAGCCCCAGACATCGACGTCGATTTTGAACATCAACGCCGCGAAGAAGTGCTGCAGTATCTGTACGATAAATACGGTCGTGAGCGAGCCGGTTTGACCGCGACCGTGGTCACCTATCGACTCCGCACCGCGGTGCGTGAAGTGGGCAAGGCGATGGGTGTGTCGGCCGATACGATCGACACGCTGGCCAAATATGCCGACAGCCGCGGCTCGTCCGACGAAGCCATCGCTCGATTTGCCGAATGCGGATTGGATACCGAATCCGATCTCGGCAAACGCTTTGTGTACCTCACCTCGGCCTTGGTGGGATTCCCCCGCCATTTGTCGCAACACGTCGGCGGCATGGTCATGACCCGCGGTGATCTGTGCGAACTGTGTCCGATCGAAAACGCAGCCATGCCGGGACGCACCGTGATCCAGTGGGATAAAGACGACCTAGAAGAGCTGGGAATCTTAAAAGTCGATGTGTTGGCGTTGGGCATGCTGTCGGCACTGCGTCGCTGCTTTGCGTTGATCCAAAAACACCACGGCCGCTCGCTGTCGCTGGCCACCGTGCCGCCCAACGACACGGCCACCTACGACATGATCTGTGCGGCCGACACGGTGGGCGTGTTCCAGATTGAAAGCCGAGCGCAGATGAGCATGCTGCCACGGCTGCGTCCGCGTTGCTACTACGACTTGGTGATCGAGGTGGCGATCGTGCGTCCGGGACCGATCCAAGGCAACATGGTGCACCCGTTTCTGAAAGCTCGCCAAAACCCGGCGGCCGTGCAGTATCCCAACGATGCGATTCGCGACGTTTTAAAACGCACATTGGGCGTACCGATCTTTCAGGAACAAGCCATGCGGCTGGCCGTCGTCGCCGCCGGGTTCACGCCGGGTGAAGCCGATCAGTTGCGGCGTGCCATGGCCGCTTGGCGACGGCCCGGCGTGATCGATCAGTTTCGCATCAAATTGATGGAAGGCATGCAGCAAAACGGTTTGACGGGCGAATTTGCCGAACAGGTGTTCCATCAAATCAAAGGCTTCGGCGAATACGGCTTCCCCGAATCACACGCCGCCAGCTTCGCGCTGCTGGTGTATGCCTCGTGTTACCTGAAACGCCACTATCCGGATGCGTTTTGCGCAGCGATTTTGAACAGCCAACCGATGGGATTCTACGCCCCGGCGCAGTTGATCGCCGACGCCCGCCAGCATGGCGTGACGGTGCTGCCGCCGGACGTGAACTACAGCGACTGGGACTGCACATTGGAAAACCCGTCGACAGGCCAAGCCTGCGAACAAGACCACCACCCGGTGCGACTGGGGCTGCGGATGATCCGCGGCTTGCCGTCGCTGGTCGCCGAGCGGTTGCTGGAAAACCGTCGGCGACGAGGCCGTTTTGTCGACCTAGCCGACCTCAACGGCCGACTGCAGCTGGGCCAAGCGACGCTGAGCGTGTTGGCCGATGCGGACGCGTTGAATAGTCTTGCGGCGAACCGTCGAGCCGCATTGTGGGAGGCGTTGGCGCAAGACGCTCAGCCGGGTGACCGGCCATTGCTGGACAGTTTGGAAGGCGAGCGAGACGAGGCGCCGCCGGACGGGTTGCTGCCGCTATCGCCCTTGGAAGAAGTCTACGCGGACTACAGCACGACGGGCCTCAGCCTACGCGGCCATCCGATCCAGTTCTGCCGCGACGAACTGACCTCACTCGATTGCGTCGCCGCGGCTCAGCTGGCGGATCTGCGTGATGGTCGCCGCGTCCGAGTGGCCGGCTTGGTGTTGCTGCGGCAACGGCCCGGAACGGCCAAGGGGATCACGTTTGTGACCCTGGAAGACGAAACCGGCTCGGTCAACTTGGTGATTTTCCCGCAGGTCTGGCAGCGATTCTACAAAATCGCCAAGACCAGCAACGCGTGGCTGGTGGCCGGCAACCTGGAAAACCGTCAAGGCGTGATCCACGTGGTCGTCAGCAGCCTGGAAAATCTGCAGGGCAAGGTCGCCGGGTTGGAAGTCAAGTCGAGAGACTTTCGCTGA
- a CDS encoding vWA domain-containing protein encodes MPRLPQATPLRSPHHGNTRRGTVRRRRRGAMLVLLAVAMVLFMVTAALAIDIARMHLARTELRTATDAAAKAAAEALSRTQDADAAIARGTEIAADNDVNGSPLLLRQGDFEFGRSEENTTTGRFVMNTAGRPLNSVRVRGERTNTSASGPIPLMFGNVFNRDFFEARQQAVATYIERDVVLVVDRSGSMRGSKFADLRSAIDEFIDTLNATPVDEQVGLASYSDRASADVALTGNLSRISDKMQELRASGLTSISRGMTAGESIISAGRSRDFVERTMIVMTDGNHNRGPEPRTVATSLAAEGVVIHTITFGRDADKPRMREVAQIGRGRHFHADNGLELRDIYREIALTLSTMITE; translated from the coding sequence ATGCCACGACTCCCTCAAGCCACTCCGCTTCGCAGTCCCCATCACGGCAACACTCGTCGTGGCACCGTTCGTCGCCGCCGGCGAGGAGCCATGTTGGTGCTGCTGGCGGTCGCGATGGTCCTATTTATGGTTACCGCGGCCCTGGCCATCGACATCGCGAGAATGCATTTGGCTCGCACCGAGTTGCGTACGGCTACCGACGCGGCGGCCAAAGCGGCGGCTGAAGCTTTGTCGCGAACTCAAGACGCCGACGCCGCGATCGCTCGGGGCACCGAAATCGCCGCAGACAACGACGTCAACGGAAGCCCGTTGCTGCTGCGGCAAGGCGACTTCGAGTTTGGTCGCTCGGAAGAAAACACCACCACCGGGCGGTTCGTGATGAACACCGCCGGTCGCCCGCTGAACAGCGTTCGCGTGCGGGGCGAACGCACCAATACGTCGGCCTCCGGTCCCATCCCGCTGATGTTCGGCAATGTCTTTAACCGCGACTTCTTCGAAGCTCGACAGCAAGCCGTGGCGACCTACATCGAACGCGATGTGGTGCTCGTCGTGGACCGCAGCGGATCGATGCGGGGCAGCAAATTCGCGGACCTGCGGTCGGCGATCGACGAATTCATCGATACGCTTAACGCCACCCCGGTCGACGAACAGGTCGGTTTGGCATCCTACAGCGACCGGGCTTCGGCCGACGTCGCACTGACCGGCAACCTCTCGCGGATCTCCGACAAGATGCAGGAATTGCGAGCCAGCGGTCTGACCAGCATTTCTCGCGGCATGACGGCAGGCGAAAGCATCATCAGTGCCGGGCGTTCCCGCGACTTTGTTGAACGCACGATGATCGTGATGACCGACGGGAACCACAATCGCGGGCCCGAACCACGCACCGTAGCCACTTCGTTGGCCGCCGAAGGCGTAGTGATCCACACCATCACCTTTGGCCGCGACGCCGATAAGCCGCGGATGCGTGAAGTCGCTCAGATCGGACGCGGACGGCACTTCCACGCCGACAACGGACTGGAACTGCGAGACATCTATCGAGAAATCGCGCTGACCCTCAGCACGATGATCACCGAATAA
- a CDS encoding class I SAM-dependent methyltransferase, with product MAAAQEPLCRPVQETDLGDPLKVVDPLGWLGPSIRGWKVLCLAAGGGKQSVLYATAGAQVTVVDLSPMMLELDRQAAKQRGLNLRIIEASMDALPMLDDGAFDAVIHPVSSCYLPDVQSVFREVARVTRPGGLYISQHKQPTSLQASATPDGQHYSLLHAYYRTQPVPAPPRDNHVTARLREPGAVEYLHRWEQLVGGICRSGFVVEDLVEPVHAKADSQAGSFADRAQFIAPYVRIKARRQGSATSTPTLIV from the coding sequence ATGGCCGCCGCCCAGGAACCGCTGTGCCGACCGGTGCAAGAAACCGATCTGGGTGATCCGCTAAAAGTCGTCGATCCATTGGGCTGGCTGGGCCCCTCGATTCGCGGCTGGAAAGTACTCTGTCTGGCGGCTGGCGGCGGAAAACAAAGCGTCTTGTACGCCACCGCCGGCGCCCAGGTCACCGTGGTCGACCTGAGCCCGATGATGTTGGAACTGGATCGCCAGGCGGCCAAGCAGCGGGGCTTGAACCTGCGGATCATCGAAGCCTCGATGGACGCTTTGCCGATGCTTGACGACGGTGCTTTCGACGCCGTGATCCATCCGGTCAGTTCGTGTTATTTGCCCGACGTGCAAAGCGTGTTTCGCGAGGTCGCTCGGGTGACCCGTCCGGGCGGTCTGTACATCAGCCAACACAAACAACCCACCAGTCTGCAAGCGTCCGCCACCCCTGACGGCCAACACTACAGCCTCTTGCACGCCTACTACCGCACGCAACCCGTACCCGCCCCGCCCCGTGACAACCACGTCACGGCGCGACTGCGGGAACCCGGCGCGGTGGAATACCTGCATCGCTGGGAGCAACTGGTCGGGGGCATCTGCCGCAGTGGGTTTGTGGTCGAAGACCTGGTCGAACCGGTGCACGCCAAAGCCGACAGCCAAGCGGGCAGCTTTGCCGATCGAGCTCAATTCATCGCCCCCTATGTGCGCATCAAAGCTCGCCGCCAAGGCAGCGCCACGTCCACGCCCACCCTGATCGTGTAA
- a CDS encoding LOG family protein — protein sequence MNSLPPRDDSELPEEAIGEDELERPQPADEPLRGYAGGDLLQIMRSTIDRLERDRTAVGDLKILSRTIRELRYAFKVFRPFRRRRKVTIFGSARTDPAHPQFLAAEQMGRAMAKHGWMVITGAGGGIMEAGHKGAGRDASMGLNIMLPFEQQSNPYIEGDPKLVTLKYFFTRKLMFVKETSAIICCPGGFGTLDETFETITLLQTGKQTMMPVVLLDEPGGSYWRDLGKFMNQHLLEGGMISSEDIRLYTITDSVEEAVDEVLRFYRVYHSLRYVRNHLVFRLKKRLSDELLDEINTRFADILVEGKFEQRDALPEESSEKELADLPRLVFHFDRRALGRLRMLIDFINDPAAGEDYQHAN from the coding sequence ATGAATTCTCTGCCGCCCCGTGACGATAGCGAGTTGCCGGAAGAAGCCATCGGCGAGGACGAACTGGAACGTCCCCAACCGGCCGACGAACCGCTGCGTGGTTATGCCGGCGGTGACCTGCTACAGATTATGCGGAGCACGATCGATCGGCTGGAACGCGATCGCACGGCGGTGGGAGACCTCAAGATTCTGTCCCGCACGATACGTGAATTGCGATACGCCTTTAAAGTCTTTCGCCCCTTTCGCCGTCGTCGCAAAGTCACGATCTTCGGCTCGGCTCGAACCGATCCCGCTCATCCTCAATTCCTGGCCGCCGAACAGATGGGCCGCGCGATGGCCAAGCACGGCTGGATGGTGATCACCGGGGCCGGCGGCGGGATCATGGAAGCCGGTCACAAAGGCGCCGGCCGCGACGCTTCGATGGGCCTGAATATCATGCTGCCCTTTGAACAGCAGTCCAACCCTTACATCGAGGGCGATCCTAAACTTGTCACGCTGAAATACTTTTTCACTCGCAAGTTAATGTTCGTCAAAGAAACCAGTGCCATCATTTGCTGCCCCGGTGGATTTGGCACGTTAGACGAAACCTTCGAAACCATCACGCTATTGCAAACCGGTAAACAAACCATGATGCCCGTGGTGTTGCTGGACGAACCCGGCGGCAGTTACTGGCGTGACCTGGGAAAGTTTATGAACCAACACCTGCTCGAAGGCGGGATGATCAGCAGCGAGGACATCCGGTTGTACACGATCACCGATTCGGTGGAGGAAGCGGTCGACGAGGTACTGCGTTTTTACCGCGTCTATCACTCCTTGCGATACGTCCGCAATCACTTGGTGTTCCGTTTGAAAAAACGTCTGTCCGATGAACTGTTGGACGAAATTAACACCCGCTTCGCCGACATCCTGGTCGAAGGCAAATTCGAACAGCGCGATGCGTTGCCCGAGGAAAGCTCCGAAAAAGAGCTGGCCGACCTGCCACGGTTGGTGTTCCATTTCGATCGCCGAGCGTTGGGCCGACTGCGGATGCTGATCGACTTTATCAACGACCCGGCAGCGGGCGAAGACTACCAGCATGCCAATTGA
- a CDS encoding TadE/TadG family type IV pilus assembly protein → MNVPPSPSRSCLRRSAGRIAAKRRGVAAVEFAVCLPVLILLVFGAIEAASFIFLKQSLNVAAYEGCREAIRSTGSNAEAQTKAVAILDARNVRDAQVRFVSGDVAAINRGEKVVLEVSAPTRANSPLAGQFIDNRDLTARVVMVKE, encoded by the coding sequence ATGAACGTCCCCCCCTCACCGTCTCGCAGCTGCCTCCGGCGCTCGGCCGGCCGTATCGCAGCAAAGCGTCGTGGCGTCGCCGCGGTGGAATTTGCGGTGTGCCTGCCGGTCCTGATTCTGCTGGTGTTTGGAGCCATCGAAGCGGCCAGCTTTATCTTCCTTAAACAATCGCTCAACGTCGCCGCTTATGAAGGCTGCCGCGAAGCGATTCGCAGCACCGGATCCAACGCAGAGGCACAAACCAAAGCCGTCGCCATCCTCGACGCCCGCAACGTTCGCGACGCCCAAGTGCGATTCGTCTCGGGGGATGTCGCGGCGATCAACCGCGGCGAAAAAGTCGTGCTCGAAGTCTCCGCTCCCACACGTGCCAACAGCCCACTGGCCGGACAGTTCATCGACAACCGCGACCTCACGGCGCGGGTTGTCATGGTCAAGGAATAA